A single Sporolituus thermophilus DSM 23256 DNA region contains:
- a CDS encoding 2-oxoacid:acceptor oxidoreductase family protein — protein sequence MTHEIIMAGFGGQGVMLMGQLMTYAGMIEGKQVSWIPSYGPEMRGGTANCSVIVSDEAIGAPIVTEPTAVVAMNLPSLDKFEPALLPGGVLIINSSLIERNSKREDITVYRVPANDIAAELGNSKVANMVALGALIAATGAVATASLLKAFQKMFAKKPELLEINEQAIRRGAQCIKE from the coding sequence CGGCTTTGGTGGTCAAGGAGTAATGCTAATGGGGCAGCTTATGACTTATGCCGGGATGATTGAAGGCAAACAAGTATCATGGATACCCTCTTACGGTCCGGAAATGAGAGGGGGGACGGCAAACTGTTCTGTTATCGTTTCGGATGAAGCCATTGGCGCTCCCATCGTAACAGAACCAACCGCCGTAGTTGCCATGAATTTACCGTCACTAGACAAGTTTGAGCCTGCGCTGCTGCCAGGGGGAGTGTTAATTATTAATAGTTCTCTTATCGAACGGAACAGCAAGCGCGAGGATATTACCGTATATCGTGTACCGGCTAATGATATCGCTGCTGAACTAGGAAATTCCAAGGTTGCCAACATGGTAGCTTTAGGAGCGTTGATTGCTGCGACGGGAGCTGTTGCTACGGCATCGCTACTAAAAGCTTTTCAAAAAATGTTTGCCAAGAAACCGGAACTATTGGAAATTAATGAACAAGCTATCCGCCGTGGGGCCCAATGTATTAAAGAATAA
- a CDS encoding class I SAM-dependent methyltransferase: protein MTQDVFGDFKAYSLAGTDQEIQFITTVLNLPPNSSILDLYCGYGRHAIELARLGFNVTGVDATKAFLDIASQKAEEEGVAVTFAQCDMRELDYCEEFDAVINMFAAFGYFSDAENIDVLKRVAKALRPHGLFLIDLLNRDWMVRNSLNRYWRHPSGEYVLSYKVELSQGVAIMKRELVNLLTGAKTQYEFVLRAYSLAEITAILAQAGFSIKQTYGGFDYRTYGVEAPRMIILAEKQT, encoded by the coding sequence ATGACACAAGATGTTTTTGGCGATTTTAAGGCCTATTCATTAGCAGGAACCGACCAGGAAATTCAATTTATTACAACAGTTCTCAATCTACCGCCCAATTCCTCAATCTTAGACCTCTACTGCGGTTATGGGCGTCATGCCATTGAATTAGCGAGACTGGGCTTCAATGTTACCGGGGTGGATGCTACAAAGGCCTTTCTTGATATTGCGAGCCAAAAAGCAGAGGAGGAAGGAGTAGCAGTAACCTTTGCCCAGTGTGATATGCGTGAACTCGACTACTGTGAGGAGTTTGACGCGGTTATTAATATGTTTGCCGCCTTCGGCTATTTTAGCGATGCTGAAAATATTGACGTTCTTAAACGGGTAGCGAAAGCGTTACGCCCACATGGCCTGTTCCTGATCGATTTACTGAATCGCGACTGGATGGTACGTAATAGCCTTAATCGATATTGGCGTCACCCTAGCGGCGAGTATGTTTTATCCTACAAAGTTGAGCTTAGCCAGGGTGTCGCGATTATGAAACGAGAACTAGTTAACCTGTTAACAGGCGCGAAAACACAGTACGAATTCGTATTGCGTGCCTATTCCTTAGCCGAAATAACGGCAATACTGGCTCAGGCAGGCTTTTCCATTAAACAGACTTACGGAGGGTTCGATTATCGTACTTATGGTGTAGAAGCGCCACGGATGATTATATTGGCCGAAAAACAAACCTAA
- a CDS encoding LysM peptidoglycan-binding domain-containing protein — MLKYYLKLFLFTMLVAIISWYGLSGAFAQTNAFLVSDSYQLITVNYGDTLWSIASKYVTDQDDIRDLIIAIKQTNNLDNGVVIHPGQQLKIPLKTKNFEISRVVQK, encoded by the coding sequence ATGCTAAAGTATTATTTAAAATTATTTTTATTTACCATGTTGGTTGCAATTATTTCCTGGTATGGTTTAAGTGGTGCATTTGCACAAACAAATGCATTTTTGGTGTCTGATTCATACCAGCTTATTACCGTTAATTATGGTGATACTTTATGGTCAATTGCATCAAAATATGTAACCGATCAAGATGATATTCGCGACTTAATCATAGCCATTAAGCAGACGAATAATTTAGATAATGGCGTAGTAATTCATCCCGGTCAGCAACTTAAAATTCCACTCAAAACAAAAAATTTTGAGATAAGCAGGGTTGTCCAAAAATAG
- a CDS encoding sensor domain-containing diguanylate cyclase has translation MVNIDLCIAIMAAVTSAIPSALIVINAKGQILHMVASKYSEKKCRRFVDKELFRIVKLIFGMPAADMVYNTYQECYHSGTPRELFKLEHITARGLKEYFQWHFFPEPSTGNTIIFVRNITETTLLTEEFLHITEQYATVNQELCVAMSKLDLHLMDLEQAHKKLAALYRITAIVQKTVNENEVLNEILDGITRELGFTCAAILLLDKDRQELTMKAHRGYSNNVRIPLGKGITGYAALTGQLIYVPDVRHDPRYIKGTHDGVSEVAVPLIVNNEIIGVLDVETNQAKRLQDYDLDLLRSLASQISMTIAHANHVSRVELQAITDGLTGLYNYRYFQTLFEREFKRAVRYKRPLSLLMIDIDNFKLYNDTYGHRQGDYIIRTIANIIRQNCRDVDIVVRYGGEEFAVLFPETTIDEALKIAERIRKAVAEYPFANKHSQPGGVLTVSMGVAGYPYDAQSETELIDHADLALYRAKRTSKNRVCLYRDHLDAN, from the coding sequence GTGGTTAACATTGATCTATGTATAGCCATAATGGCCGCTGTTACTAGCGCAATACCTTCGGCTCTTATCGTTATTAACGCTAAGGGACAAATCTTGCATATGGTTGCGTCCAAATATAGTGAAAAAAAGTGTCGCAGATTCGTCGACAAAGAGCTGTTTCGCATTGTAAAACTAATCTTTGGGATGCCGGCCGCCGATATGGTTTATAATACCTATCAGGAATGCTACCACTCCGGAACCCCGCGTGAATTATTCAAGTTGGAGCATATCACTGCTCGTGGACTTAAAGAATACTTTCAATGGCATTTTTTTCCTGAACCCAGTACAGGCAATACCATTATTTTTGTCCGGAATATTACGGAAACTACCCTTCTTACCGAGGAATTCTTACATATAACTGAGCAATACGCTACTGTTAATCAAGAGTTATGTGTCGCCATGTCTAAACTAGACTTACACCTTATGGACTTAGAGCAGGCCCATAAGAAACTTGCAGCCTTATATCGCATCACTGCCATTGTCCAGAAAACAGTTAATGAAAATGAAGTATTAAACGAAATATTGGACGGAATTACACGTGAACTTGGGTTTACCTGCGCCGCTATATTGCTGTTAGACAAAGATCGTCAGGAATTAACCATGAAGGCTCACCGGGGATATTCCAATAACGTTCGTATCCCATTAGGGAAGGGGATCACAGGATATGCTGCTTTGACAGGGCAATTAATTTACGTTCCTGATGTTCGTCATGATCCTCGCTATATAAAAGGAACCCATGACGGCGTGAGCGAAGTAGCGGTACCACTTATCGTCAATAACGAAATCATAGGCGTTTTGGATGTTGAAACCAATCAAGCGAAACGCTTACAAGACTATGATTTGGATTTGCTACGGTCTCTTGCCAGCCAAATTAGCATGACTATTGCTCATGCTAATCATGTATCTCGTGTGGAACTTCAGGCAATTACTGATGGCCTTACAGGTTTATATAATTACCGTTATTTCCAAACATTGTTTGAACGGGAGTTCAAGCGAGCGGTTAGGTATAAACGTCCGTTATCCCTGCTAATGATCGATATTGATAACTTTAAACTTTATAACGATACTTACGGACATCGTCAGGGTGATTATATAATCCGAACTATAGCCAACATCATTAGGCAAAATTGTCGCGATGTTGATATTGTCGTACGCTACGGGGGTGAAGAATTCGCCGTCCTGTTCCCAGAAACGACAATAGACGAAGCGCTTAAAATTGCTGAGCGCATCCGTAAGGCAGTAGCCGAATATCCCTTTGCCAATAAACATTCTCAACCGGGAGGGGTACTTACAGTGAGCATGGGGGTAGCCGGCTATCCTTATGACGCTCAATCCGAAACTGAACTCATTGATCACGCCGATTTGGCGTTATATAGGGCAAAACGGACTTCTAAAAACCGGGTTTGTCTTTATAGGGATCATCTCGACGCCAATTAA
- the lexA gene encoding transcriptional repressor LexA encodes MTKEFLLSNRQKQILAYIKETLRIKGYPPSVREIGEAVGLSSSSTVHSHLSKLEELGFIRRDPTKPRAIEVLDEAPWRQKALTPVPMVGRVTAGQPILAVENIEEVFPLPTEFVGNDDNVFMLVVRGDSMINAGILDGDLVIVREQNTARNGDIVVALLDGEEATVKRFYKEKDYIRLQPENNYMEPIYSQNVTILGKVVGLFRRF; translated from the coding sequence GTGACTAAGGAATTTTTATTAAGTAATCGGCAAAAGCAAATTTTAGCCTACATAAAAGAAACGTTACGCATAAAAGGATACCCTCCATCAGTTCGTGAAATTGGTGAAGCAGTTGGCTTGAGTTCAAGTTCTACCGTACACAGCCACCTTTCTAAATTGGAAGAATTAGGCTTTATTCGGCGCGACCCTACGAAACCCAGAGCTATTGAGGTGCTTGATGAAGCGCCATGGCGTCAAAAAGCCTTAACCCCTGTTCCTATGGTCGGACGGGTGACAGCGGGCCAACCTATTTTAGCGGTGGAAAACATTGAGGAAGTCTTTCCCCTACCAACAGAGTTTGTCGGTAATGATGATAATGTTTTTATGTTGGTTGTTAGAGGCGACAGCATGATTAACGCCGGTATCCTTGACGGCGATCTTGTGATTGTGCGCGAACAAAATACGGCCAGAAATGGGGACATAGTCGTTGCTTTACTAGATGGCGAAGAAGCCACGGTAAAACGGTTCTATAAAGAAAAAGACTATATTCGCTTACAACCCGAAAATAATTATATGGAACCTATTTACTCCCAGAATGTGACTATATTAGGAAAAGTAGTTGGGTTGTTTCGCCGTTTTTAA
- a CDS encoding spore coat protein, producing the protein MNTMNRLSDRDMLLDLLVTENYLSQLYNHAVLESSTSNVQKTFEQLLQDAHNTSRALFTEMQERGWYNVKRTADADKEIRTRKSIRETFDLSDDSTYATTSGSRKLGRHLGYKRRMGKTGVFTRDPKIRTSMQEEQDWQ; encoded by the coding sequence ATGAACACCATGAACCGCCTTTCTGACCGTGATATGCTCTTGGATTTATTGGTTACGGAAAATTACCTTTCCCAGCTCTATAATCATGCCGTTTTAGAATCCTCCACCAGTAATGTACAGAAAACTTTTGAACAGCTTTTACAGGACGCGCACAACACTTCTCGCGCCTTATTTACGGAAATGCAGGAGCGAGGCTGGTACAATGTAAAAAGAACTGCCGATGCCGATAAAGAGATACGTACTCGAAAAAGCATCAGGGAAACCTTTGACCTTTCTGACGATAGTACTTACGCTACGACTAGTGGTAGCCGCAAATTAGGCCGTCACTTGGGCTATAAACGGCGGATGGGAAAAACGGGAGTATTTACCCGCGATCCTAAAATCCGCACTAGTATGCAGGAAGAACAGGATTGGCAGTAG
- a CDS encoding patatin-like phospholipase family protein — MLVRVNGRESNRRPKVGLALSGGGLRGIAHIGVLNVLLQNQIPIHMIAGTSAGAIIAAMYACGYSPRDMATIAETIKIRDLVDLKFTIADLIKHGVKCFLGPKYRFWSVLPKGLVKGDKIEKFFVKYWQQKTVRDTKIPIAITAVDINSADTVFFTTPLPGQRKILNARYIHNALLSEAVRASISIPGVFCPKKYHGMTLVDGGVKNNLPTDILHHMGADVIIAVNLGYDGQQINDIETIGEILIQCIEIMGREVTLLKGEQYADVIIRPSVYDLDFKSSRYVAHCIAKGEEAARQKLSDIKVLL; from the coding sequence ATGCTTGTTAGAGTGAATGGTCGGGAGAGTAATCGCAGGCCAAAGGTAGGGTTGGCTTTAAGTGGCGGTGGGTTGCGGGGGATAGCCCATATTGGCGTTTTGAATGTACTGCTACAAAACCAAATCCCTATTCATATGATTGCCGGAACTAGCGCAGGCGCAATTATCGCGGCAATGTATGCCTGCGGTTATTCGCCTCGGGATATGGCCACCATAGCCGAAACTATTAAGATTCGTGACCTAGTAGACTTAAAGTTTACAATTGCCGACTTAATAAAACACGGCGTAAAATGTTTTTTAGGTCCCAAATATCGGTTTTGGTCCGTCTTGCCTAAAGGGTTGGTGAAAGGTGACAAAATTGAGAAATTTTTTGTAAAATACTGGCAACAAAAAACGGTCCGGGATACAAAAATCCCCATTGCCATTACGGCTGTGGACATTAACTCCGCCGATACGGTTTTTTTTACAACCCCTTTACCAGGACAGCGCAAAATACTAAATGCCAGATATATTCACAATGCTCTTCTATCAGAGGCTGTACGCGCCAGCATCTCCATCCCCGGCGTATTTTGTCCCAAAAAGTATCATGGCATGACTTTGGTAGACGGAGGAGTCAAAAATAATTTACCGACCGATATCCTTCACCATATGGGGGCTGACGTAATTATAGCCGTTAATTTAGGTTATGACGGACAACAAATCAACGATATTGAAACAATTGGCGAAATTCTGATCCAATGTATCGAAATCATGGGTAGGGAGGTGACCTTGTTAAAAGGCGAACAATATGCTGATGTGATAATTCGCCCATCTGTATATGACCTTGATTTTAAAAGCTCCAGATATGTCGCTCACTGTATAGCAAAAGGTGAAGAAGCTGCGCGGCAAAAATTAAGTGATATCAAAGTATTGTTATAG